One Xyrauchen texanus isolate HMW12.3.18 chromosome 2, RBS_HiC_50CHRs, whole genome shotgun sequence genomic window carries:
- the LOC127657298 gene encoding negative elongation factor A-like, whose product MASMRESDTGLWLHNKLGSTDELWTPSSIASLLTVSVIDNIRLCFSSLSPPVKLKLLVGMLHLPRRTVDEMKEALSEIIQLATVDSEPWVLMVADILKSFPDTGSLNLDLEDQNPNVQDILGELREKVIECEASAMLPLECQYLNKSALTTLVGPLTPPIKHFQLKRKPKSATLRAELLQKSTETAQQLKKTAGVPFHSKGRGLVKKIDTTTPLKGIPKAPFRSPTTPSMFSPPSNRTPIAPTRTPLRKERGVKLLDISELDMVGAGREAKRRRKTLDIEAGEKAAKEEAVVENATPDYAAGLVSTQKLGALNNESALPSTSYLPATPSMVPSSSYIPSSETQPANAGGSVRETTNRQSEELPAPNVAPASLPGQFKQRPPMYNASTASPTAPTSPTTPTSTPTNNAPPPAATATQPDMPTQPPTTAAQPAPTPGPPQTQPKKNLSLTREQMYAAQEMFKTANKVTRPEKALILGFMAGSRENPCPEQGDIIQIKLSEHTEILPKADGTGSTTMLVDTVFEMNYSTGQWTRLKKYKPITNIS is encoded by the exons ATGGCGTCGATGAGGGAGAGCGACACCGGCCTGTGGCTCCACAACAAACTAGGGTCGACGGACGAGCTGTGGACTCCTTCGAGCATCGCATCCCTACTTACAGTGTCGGTCATTGATAATATACGACTGTGTTTCTCTAGTCTTTCGCCTCCGGTGAAGCTGAAACTCTTGGTGGGGATGCTGCACCTCCCGCGCAGGACCGTGGATGAG ATGAAGGAGGCTCTGTCAGAGATCATTCAGTTGGCCACAGTGGACTCTGAGCCATGGGTGTTAATGGTGGCTGACATCCTAAAATCCTTTCCAGATACAGGCTCGCTAAACCTGGACCTGGAGGATCAGAACCCTAATGTACAAGACATACTTGGAGAGCTGCGTGAGAAAG TGATTGAATGTGAAGCATCTGCCATGTTGCCTCTGGAGTGTCAGTATCTGAATAAGAGTGCTTTGACTACGCTAGTGGGGCCACTTACTCCACCCATCAAGCACTTCCAGCTGAAGCGGAAACCCAAGAGTGCTACGCTCAGAGCTGAGCTGCTGCAGAAAT CCACAGAGACTGCCCAGCAGTTAAAGAAAACGGCAGGAGTCCCATTTCACTCGAAAGGAAGAGGACTGGTGAAGAAGATTGACACCACAA CACCGCTAAAAGGCATTCCTAAAGCACCATTCCGTAGCCCAACAACCCCAAGCATGTTCAGCCCCCCCAGCAACAGAACACCTATTGCCCCTACCCGCACACCCCTGCGCAAGGAGAGGGGAGTCAAG CTGTTAGATATATCGGAGTTGGATATGGTAGGAGCTGGCAGAGAAGCTAAGAGGAGAAGAAAGACTTTGG ATATAGAAGCTGGAGAGAAGGCCGCCAAAGAAGAGGCAGTGGTGGAGAACGCAACGCCAGACTATGCAGCTGGATTGGTGTCCACACAG AAACTGGGGGCACTAAACAATGAGAGCGCCTTGCCGTCAACCAGTTACCTTCCCGCCACCCCCAGCATGGTTCCCTCCTCATCCTATATTCCCAGCTCAGAGACACAGCCAG CCAATGCAGGTGGTTCAGTGCGTGAAACTACAAACCGGCAGTCGGAGGAGTTGCCTGCTCCCAACGTTGCTCCTGCTTCGTTACCCGGCCAGTTCAAGCAACGGCCACCCATGTATAATGCCAGCACTGCCAGTCCCACTGCCCCTACTTCACCCACCACGCCAACCAGCACACCCACCAATAATGCCCCGCCCCCTGCCGCTACAGCAACACAGCCAGACATGCCCACACAGCCGCCCACCACTGCAGCCCAGCCCGCACCCACACCAGGGCCTCCACAAACCCAACCTAAAAAGAACCTGTCGCTCACG AGAGAACAGATGTATGCTGCACAGGAAATGTTTAAGACTGCAAACAAAGTTACACGGCCAGAAAAAGCCCTTATCCTGGGCTTCATGGCAGGATCACGAG AGAACCCCTGTCCAGAACAGGGCGACATCATTCAGATC